The region GTGTCTTTTGCCCTGAATTGCCAGCCGGCCATGAGTGAGCCGTCTTTGCAAAGGATTATTCCATTTTCAACCATGGCAGCATATGGCAGGAGGTCCGGAAGACCTTTGGCTTGGTCACGGTAGTCGTTTAATTTGATCATGAAATATCTCTTTATTTACTAAATGGAGTTGATCGCGCAGGGTAATAAGCCTGCTGTTTTCTGTGTCGGAGCCAGACCTGAAACATTTGAGGATCTTTTTTTGCCATATTTTGGAAAATGAAAAGCGAAGCGACCCAGAACACAACTCCGGTAATCCCTGAAATAATCGTTGTTCCCCCAACTCCCAGAACAATGGCGATGAGAGCGGACACCATAACCAGTTCTCTATCTCCGCCCATGACGAGAATTTTTCTGTTTAGGGATTCATGAATTACGACTGTTCTCACAGAACTGCTCCAGTAAATGTCCAGGTGTTTTCAACTAGAGTAGAACCGAAAACTACGATGCAGATGGCAAGCACCACACCAAGCAGCAATTTTATCGGGCCGGTCATATCATCGTGGCGAAAGATCAAAGTCAGGCCGACACCTACGATTCCTCCTATCGACATGTATTTACCGACGGGGCCGGTAAAGATGCCTACAAAGGTTTCAAACGGTGTGTTGAAGTCCGTGATGGATGTTGAAGCCTGCGCATAGTCAGGAATGAGCATCATGCCGGCTAAAGCCAACATCAGAAGTTTGTTAGTTCTTTTCATTGTAGATGTACTCCAGAATATATGTTTGGTTCAGAGCGTCGTATCCGCAAACAGAGGCTACTTCCGAAACGGTTCGCCCTGTCTTGGTGCGGCGAATAAAAATTACAAAGTCCACAGCCGATCCGATTAGATGTGGCATAGGTGACGTGGAAGCTTCCGAGATAAGCTGTTCAATGCGCAGGAGTCCTTCTGCCGCAGAGTTGGCGTGAACGGTAGCCACGCCCCCCGGGTGTCCTGTGTTCCAGCTTTTTAGTAGATCAAGTGCTTCTCCTCCTCGAACCTCACCGACTAGTATCCGGTCCGGGCGAAGCCTCATTGTCGCCCGGACCAATGTCTGGATGGTGGTGCTGTGAGTGGATCGCAAGAGAAGAGTGTTGCGTGATTGGCTTTGGAGTTCAGCCGTATCTTCGATGATGATCAGCCTATCTACCGGGGCAAGTTCTGAAATGGATTTGATAATTCCGTTGACCAGTGTGGTCTTGCCTGAGCCGGTGCCGCCGACCACCACAATGTTTTTTTTCTGAGCTATGGCAGCCTTTATTGCGAACATTACCTCAGGAGTCATGATATTTGCTTCAATATATTGTTCCAAGGTAAAGATATGGCTAGCTTTCTTCCTGATAGTGAAAGAGGCCGCTTGCACAACAGGAGGGAACAGCCCTTCAAAACGGCCTCCATTAAGCGGAGCCGCTTTGGGAAGTTCTCCTTCGACAATAGGTGATTCCTTGTTGACGATTATATCGAGGGCACTTGCGACTAGTGAGACGATCATAGCCGTCTGAACGGAGGGGATCTGCCCCATTTCCTTCATCTCTTCGCCAATCTTTTCAATCCAGAGTTTCCCGTCGGGGTTAACCATGATTTCCACAACCCGCTCATCTT is a window of Maridesulfovibrio sp. DNA encoding:
- the trbD gene encoding conjugal transfer protein TrbD, producing the protein MRTVVIHESLNRKILVMGGDRELVMVSALIAIVLGVGGTTIISGITGVVFWVASLFIFQNMAKKDPQMFQVWLRHRKQQAYYPARSTPFSK
- a CDS encoding TrbC/VirB2 family protein; this translates as MKRTNKLLMLALAGMMLIPDYAQASTSITDFNTPFETFVGIFTGPVGKYMSIGGIVGVGLTLIFRHDDMTGPIKLLLGVVLAICIVVFGSTLVENTWTFTGAVL
- the trbB gene encoding P-type conjugative transfer ATPase TrbB; the protein is MEELTMEDRLVNNMLHNMGSNIVSALEDERVVEIMVNPDGKLWIEKIGEEMKEMGQIPSVQTAMIVSLVASALDIIVNKESPIVEGELPKAAPLNGGRFEGLFPPVVQAASFTIRKKASHIFTLEQYIEANIMTPEVMFAIKAAIAQKKNIVVVGGTGSGKTTLVNGIIKSISELAPVDRLIIIEDTAELQSQSRNTLLLRSTHSTTIQTLVRATMRLRPDRILVGEVRGGEALDLLKSWNTGHPGGVATVHANSAAEGLLRIEQLISEASTSPMPHLIGSAVDFVIFIRRTKTGRTVSEVASVCGYDALNQTYILEYIYNEKN